A genomic segment from Mobula birostris isolate sMobBir1 chromosome 31, sMobBir1.hap1, whole genome shotgun sequence encodes:
- the LOC140190879 gene encoding hydroxycarboxylic acid receptor 2-like, whose amino-acid sequence MDNETHVCPLVKEIYSAYNPPILILTFIFGLTGNMIALWIFCFHVKSWRPNTVYSLCLAIADTLLICCLPFRADYYIRGKNWIFGDVVCRLKIYLMFLNRTESVVFLTVMALDRYFKVIHPHHNVNKISTRTAVKVSLVLWFLTMLICLHFLVEPRTFTHHNVTHCEPFNITQPLSPTAFWTNNIFIVFKFILPASVILFSTCCIIWRLKQMKSEMRVKYERAMRLVIVVAVVFLICFLPSNIAVIAVLISSNLKDCKLFDICAQIFYNTLCITYLNSVLDPVIYYFSSSTFKETLKKALISHNIRLFRSGTKQPLHPKQEIQQAVEPKRSSSCNTFNHFQTESTGSI is encoded by the coding sequence ATGGATAATGAAACACATGTATGCCCTTTAGTCAAGGAAATTTATTCAGCCTACAATCCACCGATACTTATTTTAACATTTATCTTTGGATTAACTGGAAATATGATTGCCTTGTGGATTTTCTGTTTTCACGTTAAATCCTGGAGACCAAACACCGTCTATTCACTGTGCCTGGCGATTGCCGACACTCTGCTGATCTGCTGTCTGCCATTTCGAGCCGATTACTACATACGTGGGAAGAACTGGATTTTTGGTGATGTTGTGTGCCGTCTGAAGATATACCTGATGTTTCTGAACCGGACAGAGAGCGTTGTTTTCCTTACAGTTATGGCACTTGATCGCTATTTCAAAGTGATCCATCCTCACCATAACGTGAACAAGATCTCTACAAGGACTGCAGTGAAGGTATCACTGGTTCTCTGGTTTCTAACAATGTTGATTTGTTTGCACTTTCTGGTAGAACCTCGTACCTTCACACATCACAATGTAACTCACTGTGAGCCATTTAACATAACTCAGCCTCTAAGCCCCACAGCATTTTGGACTAATAATATTTTCATTGTTTTCAAGTTTATTTTACCAGCTTCAGTGATCCTGTTCTCCACATGCTGTATTATCTGGAGGCTGAAGCAGATGAAATCTGAAATGAGGGTTAAATATGAACGAGCTATGAGGCTTGTGATAGTTGTGGCGGTAGTGTTTCTCATCTGCTTCCTACCGAGCAATATTGCTGTAATCGCCGTTTTAATTTCAAGCAATTTAAAAGACTGTAAGTTATTTGACATCTGCGCTCAGATATTCTACAATACACTGTGCATAACCTATTTGAACAGTGTGCTGGACCCGGTTATTTACTACTTCTCAAGTTCAACATTTAAAGAAACTTTGAAGAAAGCTCTTATTTCTCATAATATCAGATTATTCAGATCAGGAACAAAGCAACCATTACATCCAAAGCAAGAAATCCAACAAGCTGTTGAACCTAAAAGGTCTTCAAGTTGCAATACCTTTAATCATTTTCAAACGGAGTCAACAGGGAGTATATGA